CGTTTCCTAAAGTAAAGAATACATAGCCTGTGAAATAAACATGATCCATGAAATCTGCCGGGATACCATTTTGCGTGTTAAAAAGCGCTCCGTATTGACTGGCAAAAATAAATGTCCAGCCTGCCCAGAACAACACAACCCAGCAGATGATTGTCATAACAAGTATGAGGGGTCCTGCAAGACTCAATATTTTAGAGTTTCCTCTGCTGATCATCTTCATGAAACGCCAGATTCCATTAGACAAATGGTTGGTGACAGGACCTGCACCGCCTTCCACCCATAGCGTTGTCCAGATAAAGTCGACTAATGTAACGACTAAAAGAATGAGTCCAATCCACATCCACAAGTCATTCAATGTCCAGCCCTCCCCTGTAAATCTTATAGTCTGCTATTTCCCTATTCATTCAATTTAAACGGATCAATTGAGATTTTATCCTTCTTTTTGCTCCGCATTGTTAAATCATCACGAAACCGGGAAGTATACTCATACGTACAGAAGTTAAAGGATGGTGCATAACAAGTGGAATCAAGAGCTTACCTCGAAAGTGAATTAAATCGAATCAAAAAGTGGGAAAAGGATCAGGGAGGCGGATGGTTCTGGGACAAGCTGATGCGGCTGCCTTTTAAATTGCTGGACAGGCTCACACCAAAGTTTATCCAGAAGAAAATTGGCGTCCTGCTTGATGAGATCGGCAGCTTTATTCAGACTGGCGGACGGTATCTTGCAAGTGAAAAAAGAGTCTACCGCTTTTTTGAGAAAACGACAGGGCATTATATTCAATCGAAAGACGATTTTCAATATGTCCCGCTTGAAGATATGAAAAAGGCCTCACAAAAAGTAGCCAGCCGCATGAAAAATACAGCGACCGCTCAGGGGGCAAGTACTGGTGTCGGCGGTATTTTCACACTGGCAATCGATATCCCGGCAATCCTGACGCTGTCACTGACCACGCTTCAGGAAATTGCACTGATGCACGGCTATGATCCGGATGATAAGATGGAGCGCGTCTTCATCATTAAATGTCTTCAATTTTCAACGGCTGACGTAGTTGGAAAAGAAGCCATTCTAAAGGAACTTTCCAATTATCATCAGGGTGAAAAATCACATGATGTCATCTCTCAGATTCAGGGCTGGCGTGAAGTGACACTCACGTTTACTGAACAGTTCGGTTTGAAAAAGCTGCTTCAGATTGTTCCGATTGCAGGGATTCTGATCGGTGCGCTGATCAACAGAACGATGATTGATGAGCTGGCTGAAACCGGAACGATGCTGTATCAGAAGCGTAAAATTATGGAGCGGATGGAAAAGGCTGCATAGGCTAGCGCGTCCAACTTGTTGTGTGGTGACGTTCGATTCATGAAATACAGCACTCACATGGTGAAATACAACGTTCGATGCGAAGAATACAGCACTCAATCCGGACGTGTTGCTACCTCAAATGGAAACGCACATACTTCAACCGTCACAGCACCATCACTCATCATGCATTTGAGAAACAAAAGCACTGTTTCCTAAAAGGCATGAAGAGGGATGGTGCTATTTTCATTGGTCAGAATCAGGACGCTGCTCTGCAGAACAAAATCAGCCCATCTACCTTTTGCAATCCACCTGAAACTCTTTTAAACTGAATGCATAACCAGATACTGGAGGCAAAATGATGAAATCAGTGCACAGTGATATTCTGCAGTTTAGAGGAAGCCATTACGATTTTGGCGTGTTTCAGGGTGAGCAGCTAAAAGATTCACTCACCGTTAAAAATAGAGAAAAGCAGTGGAAGGTAAGGATTCCGCGTTTTACCGTGAAGGAAGCGGAAGTAAAGGATGCCATTACGAAAGTGGCACCAGGTATATGGGATGAGCTGATCGGACTTCGTGATTCACTCGAGTGGCCGATGGAGCGCGTAATGATGGAGTTTGGCGGGTACCGGACAGATTATAAACGCTCGGGCTGCTCGATTTTAACAGGGAATAATTATCTGATCAGAAACTATGATTATATGCCAAAAACCTATGAAGGCCGCTACAGCTTTTATCAGCCGACGGACACCGGGTATGCAATCGCAGGTCCAACCCAGCGGATCACAGGAAGAATGGACGGCATGAATGAGTATGGCCTTACGATGGGATACAATTTTATGCACCGCAAAAAGCCTGGTGACGGGTTTATCTGCTGCATGATTGGCCGTCTGATCTTAGAGGCATGTGCAAATGTTGATGAGGCGGTGTCGATGTTAAAAGAGATTCCGCACCGTCACTCGTTCAGCTACACCGTTCATGACCGGAGCAACCGGACCTATGTGATTGAAACTTCCCCGCGCGGCGTTGCAGTACGGGAATCAAATGTATGCACGAATCATTTTGAGATTATGAAGGAAGAAAACAGAAATCATCTTGTTGATTCAATGAAGCGGCTGGATGCGATGAACACTCATCGCGATCAGCTGAAAACGGCGTATGATGCATTTCGTCTGATGAATGATTCCGATAAAGGGGTATTTTCTGATCTTTACAGCCAGTGGGCGGGAACGATTCATACAGCCGGCTATCTGCCGACAGAAATGAAAACCTGGTTCGCACTCGGAGGAGACCGGGAACCGGTTGAATTTGATTTCGCTAAATGGCTGGATGGAGAAGATACTCTGCTTGAAAAAATTATTGGAGAAGTAGATACAGATATTCCATTTGTGCATATGGATGAAGGAGCATACTGGAGCACAGGGAAGAAGAAAGTTGTGAAATAAAGTGAAGGAGAAGCCTGCTGGGATAGGGCTTCTCCTTTTTGATAGCGTGGAGCCGGTGGGTCAAATAACGGTAGCGGTGATTCAATTAGGTTGAATGCTGAGCCGAATATAAGGCGAGATGAATCAATTACCCAGATCCCATAAGTGATTTGTTCAATTATCCTGGGAGCTGATCCAATTGATCACCGCGATGATACATAAAGCACCAGTTTTGAGCCAATTAATGAGCGAAGTCACGCTGGATCTAAAACCACTCCATCAACTAACTAAGCGACTTCTCAAGCCCTGCCAGTCCCCATCTCAGCACGTCCTGATCCTCTGTGTTTTTCGCATAACGCACAAGAACTGTCATAATAAATACAGCTTTAAACCTTGCGAGATCCTGTGTCCGCTCATCGACTTCACCATAAGCCTTAAAGAATACTGTACGTACCTCAGGCGTCATACACGCATACCCGACAGATAGATCAACAGCGGGGTGACCGATATGTGCATCTCCCCAGTCAATAATCCCCGTCAGCCGGCCTTCACGGACAATCATATTTTTCGGATGAAGATCACCGTGGAGCGGCACGGTACCGGGTTCATTCTCCCATTCCTCCAGATTTTTAATATAATGTATCAGTTCTTTATATAATGCACGCGGGATCACGGGTTCGGATTCAGACGCAATGTCATGGAAATGTTTTTTCCGAAGCTTAGTCGACAGGCGATGAAGATGGTCAGGATCTGCATCGATCTGGTCAGCAGGAAGGGCATGCAGTTTTTTCAGGAAAATCCCGAGTTCTTTGGCATGATGATGTAAAAGATCTGTGTCAGTTTCCTCTGTTAACACGCTTCCCTTAATGTTTGTAAAGCCGACGTACGGATAATCATCCCCTTCAGCCTCCTGATAAAAAACGGGCTTTGGATATTCAAACCCTCCCTCGAAATTAAGTCTTTCCAGGCTTTTGAGCACTCTATTTTCAAACTGCATCGCTTCATAGCCCAGCTTTCTGCGTGGAAAGCGGAAGACGAACTCTCTATTAACCTCATAAACCGTATGATCAAAGCCTGATCCATATGCTTTGACTGAAGCGGGTTTTAAAGAGGGAAAGTCACGTTCAATTTTCTCTTTCGCTTTTTCCAGTGATACCGGGTGTGTTGCTTCCCATGGATTCAATTCAATCACTCATTTCTTTATATATGTGTTCCATCATACAATGACTCTTTAAAAATCAGAAGCTGATCACAATTATTTTTAAAATAAAGTGTACGTCAATCTGCTGAAGGGAATAACAATCTTTAACAATACATATGTAAGGGGAGAAAATGATGAGTGTAACAAAATCAAAAAATATTCAACAGATGTTTCAGGATATTCGTGCGTATAGTGAAAAGCTGGTCGCTGGAATGGAGATTGAGGACTTTATTTTACAGGCGGATACATTTGTCAGCCCGACAAAATGGCACCTGGCGCATACGACCTGGTTTTTTGAAAAATTTATTCTGACTGAGTTTGTGGATGGATATGAACCTTTTAACGAACAATTTTTCTATCTGTTTAATTCCTACTACGAAACGGTAGGAGAGTTTCATCCACAGTCCAAGCGTGGGCTGATTTCACGTCCAACAGTAAAAGAAACGCTCAGCTACCGCAGTCATGTGAATGAACAGGTGAACCAATTACTTAATACGACTGATATAACGGATCATTTATATGACCTGATTGAAATGGGGCTCCAGCATGAACAGCAGCACCAGGAGCTGATTCTGATGGATATTAAATATAATCTTTCGTTTAACCCGCTTTACCCTGCGCTATTTGAACAAAAGGCTTTACAGGGCGGCAAGGCACCTGAACTCACATTCACACCTTTTGAAAAAGGAATGACCAAAATCGGTACAGACGGAGAAGAATTTGCTTTTGATAATGAAACGCCGTGTCACGATGCTTACTTGAACGGCTGTCAGGTAGCGAACCGTCCGGTGACAAACCGCGAATATTTAGCGTTTATTGAAGATGGTGGATATGAGCGTGCTGAGCTGTGGCTGTCAGATGGCTGGCAGCAGGTAAAACAGGAGAATTGGCACGCACCGCTTTACTGGCGTCAGAAAGACGGAGAATGGTCGTATTTTACGCTCAGTGGTCTGCAACCGGTAGACTGGGAATCGCCAGTCACGCACGTCAGCTATTATGAAGCAGATGCTTATGCGCGCTGGGCGGGGAAGCGGCTGCCGACAGAGCAGGAATGGGAGCACGCGATGAAGGGTGAAGAAATAAAAGGGAATTTTATGGACGATGACCGCTATCAGCCGGATGATTCCTACAGCGGTGGTCGGTTTGAAAAAGCATTTGGTGACGTATGGGAGTGGACGCAGAGTCCCTATACGCCTTACCCACGCAGTAAACCGCTTGATGGCGCGCTTGGTGAGTATAATGCGAAGTTTATGTCTAATCAGATTGTCCTGAAAGGCGGTTCTTGTGTGACGCCACTTTCTCATATCAGGCTGACTTATCGTAATTTCTTTTATCCACATATGAGATGGCAGTTCAGCGGTATCAGACTGGCTGA
This region of Jeotgalibacillus malaysiensis genomic DNA includes:
- a CDS encoding choloylglycine hydrolase, with amino-acid sequence MMKSVHSDILQFRGSHYDFGVFQGEQLKDSLTVKNREKQWKVRIPRFTVKEAEVKDAITKVAPGIWDELIGLRDSLEWPMERVMMEFGGYRTDYKRSGCSILTGNNYLIRNYDYMPKTYEGRYSFYQPTDTGYAIAGPTQRITGRMDGMNEYGLTMGYNFMHRKKPGDGFICCMIGRLILEACANVDEAVSMLKEIPHRHSFSYTVHDRSNRTYVIETSPRGVAVRESNVCTNHFEIMKEENRNHLVDSMKRLDAMNTHRDQLKTAYDAFRLMNDSDKGVFSDLYSQWAGTIHTAGYLPTEMKTWFALGGDREPVEFDFAKWLDGEDTLLEKIIGEVDTDIPFVHMDEGAYWSTGKKKVVK